From Microlunatus capsulatus, a single genomic window includes:
- the gmk gene encoding guanylate kinase — translation MGLTVLSGPTAVGKGTVVTHLAAQHPEIFVSVSATTRPPRPGEVDGVHYLFVSEDEFDALVADGALLEWAVVHGVHRYGTPRAPVVAAVQEHRPALLEIDLQGARQVRDAWPDARFVFLAPPSWEELVRRLVGRGTESEAQRERRLQTAREELASATEFDHVVVNGEVGQAVAELVALTRL, via the coding sequence GTGGGCCTCACGGTGCTCTCCGGCCCGACGGCGGTCGGCAAGGGCACCGTGGTGACGCACCTGGCGGCGCAGCACCCGGAGATCTTCGTCTCGGTGTCGGCCACGACCCGCCCGCCGCGGCCCGGCGAGGTGGACGGCGTGCACTACCTCTTCGTGTCCGAGGACGAGTTCGACGCCCTGGTCGCCGACGGCGCCCTGCTCGAGTGGGCCGTGGTGCACGGGGTGCACCGCTACGGCACGCCGCGCGCGCCCGTCGTCGCCGCGGTGCAGGAGCACCGGCCGGCGCTGCTGGAGATCGACCTCCAGGGGGCGCGGCAGGTGCGCGACGCCTGGCCGGACGCCCGGTTCGTCTTCCTGGCCCCGCCCAGCTGGGAGGAGCTGGTCCGCCGGCTGGTCGGCCGCGGCACCGAGTCGGAGGCCCAGCGGGAGCGCCGGCTGCAGACCGCGCGGGAGGAGCTGGCCTCGGCCACCGAGTTCGACCACGTCGTCGTGAACGGCGAAGTAGGCCAGGCCGTGGCCGAGTTGGTAGCCTTGACTCGTCTGTGA
- the rpoZ gene encoding DNA-directed RNA polymerase subunit omega: MTVHPVAEGITNPPIDELLTRSDSKYKLVLFAAKRARQINAYYSQLGEGLLDHVGPLVETGPQEKPLSIALREVNAGKLDCIDIDPDAEETEESGPQGPTLVEPA; the protein is encoded by the coding sequence GTGACTGTCCACCCCGTCGCCGAAGGCATCACCAACCCGCCGATCGACGAGCTGCTCACCCGTTCGGACTCCAAGTACAAGCTGGTGCTGTTCGCCGCCAAGCGCGCCCGCCAGATCAACGCCTACTACTCCCAGCTCGGCGAGGGCCTCCTGGACCACGTCGGCCCGCTGGTCGAGACCGGCCCGCAGGAGAAGCCGCTGTCCATCGCCCTGCGCGAGGTCAACGCCGGCAAGCTCGACTGCATCGACATCGACCCGGACGCCGAGGAGACCGAGGAGTCCGGCCCGCAGGGCCCGACGCTGGTCGAGCCGGCCTGA
- a CDS encoding threonine/serine ThrE exporter family protein, giving the protein MSQSTPAEPSDLQVRRLLVALAAAMVATGQPVSDIEDEVVEVAGRLGFPDAQVAAGPTGVTVCVGSGEPSTYESVKGSLRLDQAAEVRTIRYQLVEGSLSIEQGISALLALSARPSRYPVWLANLGWVGIATGIALILQPGRANVAFAVLGGAVVVGLFRLSQRFRLISTLLPTLAAFVLACLVFAAVDAGLLEGPLRTLLPPLAVLLPGALIVTAMSELATGDMVAGTARLAFGAVQLLLFTLGIVAAARLFSIPQEALTNLRVDELGWWAAPLGLVLITLGIGVLESPPLRLLPFIALTLVLAFAAQSLGQALSGPVLGSFAGALAASLGASAVEAVKPRLPRLVVFLPSFWLLVPGSLGLLSTTQLAVDPDGSAEAALGVLGVVTAIALGLLVGAAVAQSVRGAVRRTRRRSLLAR; this is encoded by the coding sequence ATGAGCCAGAGCACGCCCGCCGAGCCGTCCGACCTCCAGGTGCGACGGCTGCTCGTCGCCCTGGCCGCGGCCATGGTGGCCACCGGCCAGCCCGTCTCCGACATCGAGGACGAGGTGGTCGAGGTGGCGGGCCGGCTCGGGTTCCCCGACGCGCAGGTGGCCGCCGGCCCGACCGGGGTGACGGTCTGCGTCGGCAGCGGCGAGCCGTCCACCTACGAGAGCGTCAAGGGCTCGTTGCGGCTCGACCAGGCGGCCGAGGTGCGGACCATCCGCTACCAGCTCGTCGAGGGGTCCCTCAGCATCGAGCAGGGGATCAGCGCCCTGCTGGCCCTCAGCGCCCGCCCGTCGCGCTACCCGGTGTGGCTCGCCAACCTCGGCTGGGTGGGCATCGCGACCGGCATCGCGCTGATCCTGCAGCCGGGGCGCGCCAACGTGGCCTTCGCCGTCCTGGGCGGGGCCGTCGTCGTCGGGCTGTTCCGGCTGAGCCAGCGGTTCCGGCTCATCAGCACGCTGCTGCCGACGCTGGCCGCCTTCGTGCTGGCCTGCCTGGTCTTCGCGGCCGTGGACGCCGGTCTGCTCGAGGGGCCGCTGCGGACGCTGCTGCCGCCGCTGGCCGTGCTGCTGCCCGGGGCGCTCATCGTCACGGCGATGTCGGAGCTGGCCACCGGGGACATGGTGGCGGGGACTGCGCGGCTGGCGTTCGGCGCCGTCCAGCTGCTGCTCTTCACCCTCGGGATCGTCGCCGCGGCCCGGCTGTTCAGCATCCCGCAGGAGGCCCTGACGAACCTGCGGGTCGACGAGCTGGGCTGGTGGGCCGCCCCGCTGGGGCTGGTGCTCATCACCCTGGGCATCGGCGTCCTGGAGAGCCCGCCGCTGCGGCTGCTGCCCTTCATCGCCCTCACGCTGGTGCTGGCCTTCGCCGCGCAGTCGCTGGGCCAGGCCCTCTCGGGTCCGGTGCTGGGCAGCTTCGCCGGGGCGCTGGCCGCCAGCCTGGGCGCCTCGGCGGTCGAGGCGGTCAAGCCGCGGCTGCCCCGGCTCGTCGTCTTCCTGCCGTCGTTCTGGCTGCTGGTGCCCGGCAGCCTGGGGCTGCTCTCGACCACCCAGCTGGCCGTCGACCCCGACGGCTCGGCCGAGGCCGCGCTGGGCGTCCTCGGCGTCGTCACCGCGATCGCGCTGGGCCTGCTCGTCGGTGCCGCGGTCGCCCAGTCCGTGCGGGGGGCCGTGCGCCGGACCCGCCGACGCAGCCTGCTGGCCCGTTGA
- the coaBC gene encoding bifunctional phosphopantothenoylcysteine decarboxylase/phosphopantothenate--cysteine ligase CoaBC yields the protein MSRVVLGVAGGIAAYKACELLRRLLAAGHEVTVVPTDSALQFVGEATWAALSGRPVHTGVWADAQHVPHVKLGQEADLVVVAPATADLLARAATGRADDLLTNVLLTAHGPVVMAPAMHTEMWQHAATRANVDTLRSRGVVVVDPDSGRLTGPDSGPGRLPDPAELAAVVEAVLVDADLTRRAAAQDLAGLRVVVSAGGTREHLDPVRFLGNSSSGLMGWALARAARLRGADVTLVAANVDRPAPPAVPVTPVTSTADLDAAVRAAAATADVVVMAAAPADFTPAAASGTKIKKSGDGGLELDLVQTADVLAGLVAARTDPRQVLVGFAAETPSDDADLLALGRAKLARKGCDLLVLNAVGRGRVFGQPDSEITLLTADGAQGPRAGSKDTLAHLIWDTALRLRSSR from the coding sequence GTGAGCCGGGTCGTCCTCGGCGTCGCCGGCGGGATCGCGGCCTACAAGGCCTGCGAGCTCCTCCGGCGGCTGCTGGCCGCCGGTCATGAGGTCACCGTCGTCCCGACGGACTCGGCTCTGCAGTTCGTCGGCGAGGCCACCTGGGCGGCGCTCTCCGGCCGGCCGGTGCACACCGGCGTCTGGGCCGATGCCCAGCACGTGCCGCACGTGAAGCTGGGCCAGGAGGCCGACCTCGTCGTCGTCGCCCCGGCCACGGCGGACCTGCTCGCGCGGGCCGCCACCGGCCGCGCGGACGACCTCCTGACCAACGTGCTGCTCACCGCGCACGGCCCGGTGGTGATGGCCCCGGCCATGCACACCGAGATGTGGCAGCACGCCGCGACCCGGGCCAACGTGGACACCCTCCGCTCGCGCGGCGTCGTCGTCGTGGACCCCGACTCGGGCCGGCTCACCGGCCCCGACTCCGGTCCCGGCCGGCTGCCCGACCCGGCCGAGCTGGCCGCCGTCGTCGAGGCCGTGCTGGTCGACGCCGACCTCACCCGCCGCGCCGCCGCGCAGGACCTGGCCGGGCTGCGCGTCGTCGTCAGCGCCGGCGGCACCCGGGAGCACCTCGACCCGGTCCGCTTCCTCGGCAATTCCTCCTCCGGCCTGATGGGCTGGGCCCTCGCCCGCGCCGCCCGGCTGCGCGGGGCCGACGTGACCCTGGTCGCGGCCAACGTCGACCGCCCCGCCCCGCCCGCGGTGCCCGTCACCCCGGTGACCTCCACCGCCGACCTGGACGCCGCCGTCCGCGCCGCCGCGGCGACCGCCGACGTCGTGGTGATGGCCGCCGCGCCCGCCGACTTTACCCCCGCCGCCGCCAGCGGCACCAAGATCAAGAAGTCCGGCGACGGCGGCCTCGAGCTCGACCTCGTGCAGACCGCCGACGTCCTCGCCGGCCTCGTCGCCGCGCGGACCGACCCGCGCCAGGTGCTCGTCGGCTTCGCGGCCGAGACCCCGTCCGACGACGCCGACCTGCTCGCCCTGGGCCGGGCGAAGCTGGCCCGCAAGGGCTGCGACCTGCTGGTGCTCAACGCCGTCGGCCGCGGCCGGGTGTTCGGCCAGCCGGACAGCGAGATCACCCTGCTCACCGCCGACGGGGCGCAGGGGCCGCGTGCCGGCAGCAAGGACACGCTGGCCCACCTCATCTGGGACACCGCCCTGCGCCTGCGCTCCTCCCGGTAG
- a CDS encoding primosomal protein N', whose product MPVPAPAPHLPAEDRPVARVVLDLPLSHLDRPFDYTVSRAQDPEAVPGARVRVRFAGKQRDGFLLERRDASDHDGALSPLAKVVSAEPVLTPEVARLVRGVADHYAGSFSDVVRLAIPPRHAATEKAAPVAGPAVPPPAAPPHPFGAYPAGPGFLSALAGGRSPRAAWQVTPSADPSGDWAAGLAAAARAAVEGGRGAVLVVPDQRDVEQLKQACAAALGPTGFAVLVAEAGPAARYRAFLRALRGEVRVVIGNRAAAFAPVHDLGLVALWDDGDDLLAEPRAPYPHAREVLALRAAQQGAGALFAGYARTAEVQAWVEQGWLRELAQDRVALRHTAPQVKVSADTDRALERDPAARAARLPHEVFTLMRSALPQGPVLVQVPRSGYLVALVCQDCREPARCRHCGGPTRAGRGRTGDGPQATCTWCGRLQVGWECPICGSHRFRAPVVGSERTAEELGKAFPGTAVRQSSAGQVAATVPATPAIVVATPGAEPRAEGGYAGAVLLDTPLLLLRADLRATEEALRRWLNAVALVRGGGDGGSVIAVGESSGRALQALVRVDPAGLAARELVDRAEAHFPPAAKLVTVEGRPEALAEFVELAQLPPHAEVLGPVALPPERRPGEAPGPGESALSRLTLRSPRTEGAALVRAAKDVAAIRSARKSEGALRIRVDPVAVG is encoded by the coding sequence GTGCCCGTGCCCGCCCCGGCGCCGCACCTGCCGGCGGAGGACCGGCCCGTCGCCCGCGTCGTGCTCGACCTGCCGCTCAGCCACCTCGACCGGCCCTTCGACTACACCGTCTCCCGGGCGCAGGACCCCGAGGCCGTCCCCGGCGCCCGCGTGCGCGTCCGGTTCGCCGGCAAGCAGCGCGACGGCTTCCTGCTGGAGCGGCGCGACGCCAGCGACCACGACGGCGCCCTCAGCCCGCTGGCCAAGGTCGTCTCGGCCGAGCCGGTGCTCACCCCGGAGGTGGCCCGGCTGGTCCGCGGCGTCGCCGACCACTACGCCGGCAGCTTCTCCGACGTCGTGCGCCTCGCGATCCCGCCGCGGCACGCGGCCACCGAGAAGGCCGCACCCGTCGCCGGTCCCGCGGTGCCGCCGCCCGCCGCCCCGCCGCACCCGTTCGGCGCCTACCCGGCCGGTCCCGGCTTCCTGTCCGCGCTCGCCGGGGGCCGCAGCCCCCGCGCCGCCTGGCAGGTGACGCCCAGCGCGGACCCCAGCGGCGACTGGGCCGCCGGGCTGGCCGCGGCCGCCCGGGCCGCGGTCGAGGGCGGGCGCGGGGCCGTCCTCGTGGTGCCCGACCAGCGCGACGTCGAGCAGCTCAAGCAGGCGTGCGCGGCCGCGCTCGGACCCACCGGCTTCGCCGTACTGGTGGCCGAGGCCGGCCCGGCCGCCCGCTACCGGGCCTTCCTGCGCGCCCTGCGCGGGGAGGTGCGGGTGGTCATCGGCAACCGGGCCGCGGCGTTCGCCCCCGTGCACGACCTCGGTCTCGTCGCGCTCTGGGACGACGGCGACGACCTGCTGGCCGAGCCGCGGGCGCCGTACCCGCACGCCCGCGAGGTGCTCGCGCTGCGCGCCGCCCAGCAGGGCGCCGGCGCGCTGTTCGCCGGCTACGCCCGCACGGCCGAGGTCCAGGCCTGGGTGGAGCAGGGCTGGCTCCGCGAGCTGGCCCAGGACCGGGTCGCCCTGCGGCACACCGCCCCGCAGGTGAAGGTGAGCGCCGATACCGACCGGGCCCTCGAGCGCGACCCGGCGGCCCGCGCCGCCCGGCTGCCGCACGAGGTCTTCACCCTCATGCGCTCGGCGCTGCCCCAGGGCCCGGTGCTGGTGCAGGTGCCGCGCTCCGGCTACCTCGTCGCGCTGGTCTGCCAGGACTGCCGCGAGCCCGCCCGCTGCCGGCACTGCGGCGGTCCCACCCGCGCCGGCCGGGGCCGCACGGGCGACGGACCCCAGGCCACCTGCACCTGGTGCGGGCGGCTGCAGGTGGGCTGGGAGTGCCCGATCTGCGGCTCGCACCGGTTCCGGGCCCCCGTCGTCGGCTCCGAGCGGACGGCGGAGGAGCTGGGCAAGGCGTTCCCCGGGACGGCCGTCCGGCAGTCGAGCGCCGGTCAGGTCGCGGCCACCGTGCCCGCGACGCCGGCCATCGTCGTCGCGACCCCGGGTGCGGAGCCGCGGGCCGAGGGCGGCTACGCCGGCGCCGTGCTGCTGGACACCCCGCTGCTGCTGCTCCGCGCCGACCTGCGCGCGACCGAGGAGGCGCTGCGCCGCTGGCTGAACGCCGTCGCCCTGGTCCGCGGCGGCGGCGACGGCGGCTCGGTGATCGCGGTGGGGGAGAGCTCCGGCCGCGCGCTGCAGGCGCTGGTCCGCGTCGACCCGGCGGGGCTGGCGGCCCGCGAGCTGGTCGACCGGGCCGAGGCCCACTTCCCGCCGGCGGCCAAGCTCGTCACCGTCGAGGGCCGGCCCGAGGCGCTCGCCGAGTTTGTCGAGCTGGCCCAGCTGCCGCCGCACGCCGAGGTGCTCGGGCCCGTCGCGCTGCCGCCCGAGCGGCGCCCCGGCGAGGCGCCGGGCCCGGGGGAGAGCGCCCTGTCCCGGCTGACGCTGCGCTCGCCGCGCACCGAGGGGGCCGCGCTGGTCCGGGCGGCCAAGGACGTCGCCGCCATCCGCAGCGCCCGCAAGAGCGAGGGCGCGCTGCGGATCCGCGTCGACCCCGTCGCCGTCGGCTGA
- the metK gene encoding methionine adenosyltransferase produces the protein MARRLFTSESVTEGHPDKIADQISDTVLDALLDQDPSSRVAVECLVTTGLVVVAGEVTTDSYVEIPGLVRQKVIDIGYDSSTKGFDGASCGVSIAIGQQSPDIAQGVDTAFESRTGSSVDALDAQGAGDQGLMFGYACDETASLMPLPIDLAHRLAEQLSAVRKDGTMPYLRPDGKTQVTIEYDGDRPVRLDTVVLSSQHAADIDLDALLAPDVRKHVVEPVLERFAIDSSDYRLLVNPTGRFEIGGPMGDAGLTGRKIIVDTYGGMARHGGGAFSGKDPSKVDRSGAYAMRWVAKNVVAAGLARRCEVQVAYAIGKAHPVGFYVETFGTESVPTDQIADAVLATFDLRPAAIIRDLDLKRPIYGATAAYGHFGRELPGLTWEVADRADALAAAVRG, from the coding sequence ATGGCGCGCAGACTGTTCACCTCCGAGTCGGTCACCGAGGGCCACCCGGACAAGATCGCCGACCAGATCAGCGACACCGTCCTCGACGCCCTGCTGGACCAGGACCCCTCCAGCCGCGTGGCCGTCGAGTGCCTGGTCACGACCGGCCTCGTCGTCGTCGCCGGCGAGGTGACCACCGACTCCTACGTCGAGATCCCGGGCCTGGTCCGGCAGAAGGTCATCGACATCGGCTACGACTCCTCCACCAAGGGCTTCGACGGCGCCTCCTGCGGCGTCTCCATCGCCATCGGGCAGCAGTCGCCCGACATCGCCCAGGGCGTCGACACCGCGTTCGAGTCCCGCACCGGTTCCTCGGTCGACGCGCTCGACGCGCAGGGGGCCGGTGACCAGGGCCTGATGTTCGGCTACGCCTGCGACGAGACCGCGTCGCTGATGCCGCTGCCGATCGACCTCGCGCACCGGCTCGCCGAGCAGCTCTCCGCCGTCCGCAAGGACGGGACCATGCCCTACCTGCGCCCCGACGGCAAGACCCAGGTCACCATCGAGTACGACGGCGACCGGCCGGTCCGGCTGGACACCGTCGTGCTGTCCAGCCAGCACGCCGCCGACATCGACCTCGACGCCCTGCTGGCTCCCGACGTCCGCAAGCACGTCGTCGAGCCGGTGCTGGAGCGCTTCGCGATCGACAGCTCCGACTACCGGCTGCTGGTCAACCCCACCGGGCGGTTCGAGATCGGCGGCCCGATGGGCGACGCCGGGCTGACCGGCCGCAAGATCATCGTCGACACCTACGGCGGGATGGCCCGGCACGGCGGCGGCGCCTTCTCGGGCAAGGACCCGTCCAAGGTCGACCGCTCCGGGGCCTACGCGATGCGCTGGGTGGCCAAGAACGTCGTCGCGGCCGGGCTGGCGCGTCGCTGCGAGGTCCAGGTCGCCTACGCCATCGGCAAGGCGCACCCCGTGGGCTTCTACGTCGAGACCTTCGGCACCGAGTCGGTCCCGACCGACCAGATCGCCGACGCCGTGCTGGCCACGTTCGACCTGCGGCCGGCCGCGATCATCCGCGACCTCGACCTGAAGCGGCCGATCTATGGTGCCACGGCCGCCTACGGCCACTTCGGCCGCGAGCTGCCCGGCCTCACCTGGGAGGTCGCCGACCGCGCCGACGCCCTCGCGGCGGCCGTCCGCGGCTGA
- the pyrF gene encoding orotidine-5'-phosphate decarboxylase: protein MTPVRASYGERLQQVVGERGPLCVGIDPHPGVLAAWGLADDVAGLEACARGMVEALGAEVAVFKPQSAFYEAHGSAGVAVLERVLADIAAAGALSLLDVKRGDIGSTMDAYARAYLADGAPLAADAVTLSPYLGFGSLDGAVDLAARHGRGVYVLALTSNPEGPQLQHARTADDRLVGQLVVDEAAARNPGPGLGHVGVVAGATIGRTGVDFSALNGSILAPGIGAQGGTAADLAEVFGAAAPLVLPTTSREVMGAGPDPEALRDAARSTLAAMRAVLSVG from the coding sequence ATGACGCCGGTGCGCGCGAGCTACGGGGAGCGGCTGCAGCAGGTCGTGGGGGAGCGGGGGCCGCTCTGCGTCGGCATCGACCCGCACCCCGGCGTGCTGGCGGCCTGGGGGCTGGCCGACGACGTCGCCGGCCTCGAGGCCTGCGCGCGGGGGATGGTCGAGGCGCTGGGCGCCGAGGTGGCGGTCTTCAAGCCCCAGTCGGCGTTCTACGAGGCCCACGGGTCGGCCGGCGTCGCGGTGCTGGAGCGCGTGCTCGCCGACATCGCCGCGGCCGGCGCCCTGTCGCTGCTCGACGTCAAGCGCGGGGACATCGGCTCCACCATGGACGCCTACGCCCGCGCCTACCTGGCCGACGGCGCCCCGCTGGCCGCCGACGCGGTCACCCTCAGCCCCTACCTCGGCTTCGGCTCCCTCGACGGCGCGGTGGACCTCGCGGCCCGGCACGGCCGCGGTGTCTACGTCCTGGCGCTGACCAGCAACCCCGAGGGCCCGCAGCTCCAGCACGCCCGGACCGCCGACGACCGGCTGGTCGGCCAGCTCGTCGTCGACGAGGCGGCCGCGCGCAACCCGGGGCCGGGGCTCGGCCACGTCGGCGTCGTCGCCGGGGCGACCATCGGCCGCACCGGCGTCGACTTCTCCGCCCTCAACGGCTCGATCCTCGCCCCGGGCATCGGCGCGCAGGGCGGGACGGCGGCCGACCTGGCGGAGGTCTTCGGCGCCGCGGCCCCGCTCGTCCTCCCCACGACCAGCCGCGAGGTGATGGGCGCGGGGCCCGACCCCGAGGCCCTCCGCGACGCCGCGCGCAGCACCCTGGCCGCCATGCGCGCGGTGCTGTCCGTGGGGTAG
- a CDS encoding quinone-dependent dihydroorotate dehydrogenase: MSADTWLLDRGYRRLLRPVLFRSGGGDPEQVHDATLAALHRVGENRAARGALAALLARHRDPVRVAGVDFPGRVGVAAGLDKNGLGLRAWGALGFGFAELGTVTSQGQPGNAQPRLFRLPEHRAIVNRMGFNNAGAAALAARLAAADVVRGNRAVGIPLGVSLGKTKTTPLAEATADYLASFRLLAGYADYVAVNVSSPNTPGLRSLQDAAALRELVGTLVDEARRRDPDRPVPVFVKLAPDLSDDALEELLDVCTDAGAAGLVATNTTLSRDAVAGHRHAAEAGGLSGSPLAARARAVVAFLTARTTLPVMGVGGILTADDGRAMLDAGAVLLQVYSGYIYRGPALVAELNRLRPADRPSTTTRG, translated from the coding sequence ATGAGCGCGGACACCTGGCTGCTGGACCGCGGCTACCGCCGGCTGCTGCGACCGGTGCTGTTCCGCTCCGGCGGCGGCGACCCCGAGCAGGTGCACGACGCCACGCTGGCGGCGCTGCACCGGGTGGGGGAGAACCGGGCGGCCCGCGGCGCGCTGGCCGCGCTGCTGGCCCGGCACCGCGACCCCGTCCGGGTGGCCGGCGTCGACTTCCCCGGCCGGGTCGGCGTCGCCGCGGGCCTGGACAAGAACGGGCTGGGGCTCAGGGCCTGGGGCGCGCTGGGCTTCGGCTTCGCCGAGCTGGGCACCGTGACCAGCCAGGGCCAGCCGGGCAACGCCCAGCCGCGGCTGTTCCGGCTGCCCGAGCACCGGGCCATCGTCAACCGGATGGGCTTCAACAACGCCGGTGCGGCGGCGCTGGCGGCCCGGCTGGCCGCCGCCGACGTCGTCCGGGGCAACCGCGCCGTCGGGATCCCGCTGGGCGTCAGCCTGGGCAAGACGAAGACGACCCCGCTGGCCGAGGCGACGGCGGACTACCTGGCCTCGTTCCGGCTGCTGGCCGGCTACGCCGACTACGTCGCCGTCAACGTCTCCAGCCCGAACACCCCCGGCCTGCGCTCGCTGCAGGACGCCGCGGCCCTCCGCGAGCTGGTGGGCACGCTGGTGGACGAGGCCCGGCGCCGCGACCCCGACCGGCCCGTGCCGGTGTTCGTGAAGCTGGCGCCCGACCTCTCCGACGACGCGCTCGAGGAGCTGCTCGACGTCTGCACCGACGCCGGCGCCGCCGGGCTGGTGGCGACCAACACGACGCTGTCGCGGGACGCCGTCGCCGGCCACCGGCACGCCGCCGAGGCGGGCGGGCTGTCCGGCTCCCCGCTGGCCGCGCGGGCCCGGGCCGTCGTCGCCTTCCTCACCGCCCGGACCACGCTGCCGGTGATGGGCGTCGGCGGCATCCTCACCGCCGACGACGGCCGCGCCATGCTGGACGCCGGCGCCGTCCTGCTGCAGGTCTACAGCGGCTACATCTACCGCGGTCCGGCGCTGGTCGCCGAGCTCAACCGGCTGCGGCCGGCGGACCGCCCGAGCACGACGACGAGGGGATGA
- the mihF gene encoding integration host factor, actinobacterial type — MRTHVVTIPPLSDEQRQLARHAATEARRRRAEVKQALRTGRRTLAEVLAQAEQDDVVAHTKVVDVLKSLPRVGAVRAARVMERLDIAPNRRLRGLGKHQTAALVAEFPAPGVSADPSA; from the coding sequence ATGAGGACGCACGTAGTGACCATTCCCCCGTTGAGCGACGAGCAGCGCCAGCTCGCCCGGCACGCCGCGACCGAGGCCCGGCGCCGTCGCGCCGAGGTCAAGCAGGCCCTGCGCACCGGTCGCCGGACGCTCGCCGAGGTCCTGGCCCAGGCCGAGCAGGACGACGTCGTCGCCCACACCAAGGTCGTCGACGTGCTCAAGTCGCTGCCCCGCGTCGGCGCCGTGCGCGCCGCCCGGGTGATGGAGCGGCTGGACATCGCCCCGAACCGCCGCCTGCGCGGCCTCGGCAAGCACCAGACCGCCGCCCTCGTGGCGGAGTTCCCGGCCCCGGGCGTCTCCGCCGACCCCTCCGCGTGA